A single genomic interval of Tistrella mobilis harbors:
- a CDS encoding pirin family protein, with protein MTTIIRRAEDRGHVDFGWLNSHHSFSFGHYFDPNHMGFGPLRVINDDRVAPAGGFPTHPHRDMEIISYVLEGGLEHRDSLGTGSVIRPGDVQRMTAGTGIRHSEFNASRTDPVHFLQIWIIPEAEGLAPGYEQKTFAEAEKTGRLRLVGSRTGREGSITIHRDVDLYAGLLPEGAAASHDLAQGRIAWVQVARGRVKLGDEVLKEGDGAAITGGRIDLAGLDGAEVLVFDMAA; from the coding sequence ATGACCACCATCATCCGTCGTGCAGAAGACCGCGGCCATGTCGATTTCGGCTGGCTGAACAGCCATCACAGCTTCTCGTTCGGGCATTATTTCGACCCGAACCATATGGGCTTCGGCCCGCTGCGGGTGATCAACGACGACCGGGTCGCCCCGGCCGGCGGTTTCCCCACCCATCCGCATCGCGACATGGAGATCATCTCCTATGTGCTGGAGGGCGGGCTTGAGCATCGCGACAGCCTGGGCACCGGCTCGGTCATCCGCCCGGGCGACGTGCAGCGGATGACCGCCGGCACCGGCATCCGGCACAGCGAGTTCAACGCCTCGCGCACCGATCCGGTGCACTTCCTGCAGATCTGGATCATCCCCGAGGCCGAGGGTCTGGCCCCCGGCTACGAGCAGAAGACCTTTGCCGAGGCCGAGAAGACCGGCCGGCTGCGCCTGGTCGGCTCCCGCACCGGCCGCGAGGGCTCCATCACCATCCATCGCGATGTCGATCTTTATGCCGGCCTGCTGCCCGAGGGGGCGGCCGCCAGCCATGATCTGGCCCAGGGCCGCATCGCCTGGGTCCAGGTCGCCCGCGGCAGGGTGAAGCTGGGCGACGAGGTGCTGAAGGAAGGCGACGGCGCCGCCATCACCGGCGGCCGCATCGACCTCGCCGGGCTCGACGGCGCCGAGGTGCTGGTCTTCGACATGGCGGCATGA